CATAGGTACCAGCTAACCAGGGTACCACGATAGGCGCAATAACAGCCCCTATATTAGCGCCTGAGTTGAAGATACCGGTTGCCAGTGCCCGTTCTTTTTTCGGGAACCACTCCGCTACTGATTTGATCGCTACAGGAAAGTTCCCTGACTCTCCCAGTCCCAGCGCCACACGCGCAAAACCAAATCCCATGGTGCTTTTTGCCAGTGCATGCGCCATGGCTGCAAAGCTCCATACCACAATGGATAATATATATCCCATCTTAGTGCCTATCCTGTCCACTAACCGGCCAAACAGTAACAACCCTATTGCATATGCTGCCGCAAAGGCGGACATCATGCCTCCGAAGTCTTTCTCCGACCATTCAAATTCGTCTGATAATATGGGTTTCAGCAAACCAATAACCTGCCGGTCTATGTAGTTAATAGTTGTAGCAAAAAACAGCAACGCACAAATGCGCCAGCGATATTTGCCAATTGTAGTGGAATCCATGCCTTTCATTTTGGAATTTATAAAGTGTTATCAATTTACAACACTCCGTCGAATAATGCAAACGTTTGCATATATTCCTGCTACATATGCTTTTTGCATATGTATACTTTATTTCAAACGTTGATCGTGAATAGCTCAAAGAATATTGAGACTGTTTGTGCTATGTACAGGCTGCTGCGTAAATAACATGATCATCAGTCACGTAGCAACCTGTCGGGTCAGCTGTTCATCAGGACACCTGCTGTATCAGGGTCACAAGATTGGTTAACTGTACTTTCAGTGCAGCCCAGTCCTTTTTGTCGATCAGTTCCTTGTTCAGCAGGTTAGATCCCATACCGACACATACGACACCGGCATCCAGCCATGATTTGATACTTTCTTTAGTAGGCTCTACTCCTCCGGTAGGCATAAACTTCATCTTCGGGAATAATGGTTTGATCGCTTTTACGAACCCTGGTCCTAACACATTTCCCGGAAACAGTTTGGTTAACGGTGCTTCATATCTTTCCGCCACAGCTATTTCTGAGGGTGTCATACATCCAGGTATCCAAACAATATTCTCTTCACGGCAACTCTCCGCCACACCTGCATCTATAATAGGGCTTACAATAAAATCTGCTCCCTCATGCGCAAAGACTTTTACATCTGCAGCTACTTTAATGGTGCCGATACCAAGATACATATCAGGCATCGTCTGTAACTTATGTTCACGCATGGCGGCAAAATTACGTTGTGCGTTGCCCCCACGATTAGTAAACTCAAATACTCTGATACCTGCATCATAGCAGGCCTGTAACACTGCTACACATACGGCGGCATCATCATGATAAAATACCGGGATTGCTTTACTACGCTCAAATGCTGCAATGATCTCTGCTGCTGGTACTGCCATGTCTATATCAGTTTTAAGATGTCTGCTTTTTCAGTTAAATTAAAATCTCCTTTCAGGAATAACTTTGACCATGCAGCGGCAGCTGCAAATGAAATCGTTTGCTGTGCATCCATTCCACTTACCTGCGCATGGATTAATCCTGCCATGAAACTATCACCACTCCCCACACGATCTACCACCTCATTGGTTTCATACTGTTTAGATACTTTCAGTTCCCCACCTTCATACCATGTTGCATAGTAGAGATTATGTGTAAAGGCATTGGAAAATCTGAATGTAAACGCTACCTGCCTGCAACGCGGGAATTTCTCTGTGATCTCCCTGGCTACAGATGCTGCTTCTGCGAGATAGGTTTCTTTTGTTGCTGTCTCCAGTGCAGCAGTATTTAATGCTGTACCCAGCATCTGATGTGACGCCCATATATTCCCCATCACTACATCACAGTACTGCACCAGTTCAGGCATCACAGCAAATGGCTGTTTACCATACTGCCATAACTTACTGCGGTAGTTCAGGTCTGTGGATATCTTCAGGCCTTTCCTGGATGCGGCTTCCAGTATTTCTTTACAGATAACTGCGGTCTCTTCATTCAATGCAGGGGTCAATGCGCTCCAGTGGAACCATTCGGCATCGCCTAACAGACTGTCCCAGTCTACTGTACCGGGTTGCAGCTGACTGAAGGAAGAATATTTTCTGTCATATACCACGCCTGCGTTTTTCAGATCAGTACCCTGCTCCAGGTAGTAGATACCAATACGGTCTCCTCCTTTCAGCATGCGATCTGTCGTTATGCCCAGCGATTCCAGCTGTTCCAGCACCTGCGTGGCGACGCCATTCTCAGGTACTTTACTGATATATGATACCGGTGTTCCCCAACGTGCAAGTGCTGCAGCTACATTCGCTTCTGCACCACCAACATACAGGGCTGCGCTATGTTTGTTCCATTCCGGTGACAGGCGCAATAATATTTCTCCAAAGGAAATAACTTTTACTGGCTTCATGATTTGTAGGTCTAAAATCCGAAATACGATCTGGCATTATTATAACTGATGTCCTGCACCATTTTGCCCAGCCATTTAATATCTGCTGGCAGCTCTCCATTCTCGACATCGTTACCTATGAGGTTACACAAAATACGGCGAAAATATTCATGACGGGAGTAGGACAGAAAACTTCTCGAATCAGTCAGCATCCCTACAAACCTGCTCAGCAAGCCCATATTGCTCAGGGTGTTGATCTGTTTTTCCATCCCGTCTTTCTGGTCGAGGAACCACCAGCCGGAACCGAACTGCATTTTTCCTGGTATAGTTCCGTCCTGGAAATTGCCTATCATTGTAGCGAAGACTTCATTGTAGGCGGGATTCAGGTTGTATACAACTGTCTTCGCCAGTTTATCCTGCTTATCTAACCTGTCAAAGAACACGGACATCGCCTGTGCTACCTGCCAGTCACCGATAGAATCTACGCCCGCATCAGCACCGATGCTGCGCAACAAACGGCTGTTATTATTTCGTATAGCACCTATATGGAACTGTTGTACCCATCCGCGCTCGTGATGCCATTCGCAGATGAATTGCAATGTGCCTGCTTTGAAACCATCAGCTTCGGTTGCTGTCAGCGCCTGGCCCTTACGTAATTTAGCATAGGCAGCTTCCAGGCTTTCAGCTGTAAAACTACCCGCGTAAAAGGTACTCAAACCATGATCTGCCAGCCGTCCGCCCTGCTCATGGAAATAGTCATGACGGCTACGCAAGGCTGCAATGAACTGACTGTAAGTATCTGTATTGATTCCAGCCACAGCACCCAGTTTATCAGCATAGGCGTTAAATGCTGCTACATCTTCTACACCTATTGTCTTATCGGGCCTGAATGTAGGCAGCACGCGTACCTGGAATCCTGACTGCCTGATAGCTTTATGATATTCCAGTGTATCACAGGGATCGTCTGTGGTACACAAGGTATCCACTTTAAAATGTCGTAGCAGCGCCTGTGTCGTCCATCGTGGCAGCTGCTCATTGCAATGCTGGTATACCCACTCAGCACTCTCCCCATCCAGCAACTGCTTCACACCAAATGGATTCAGCAGCTCCATATGTGTCCAGTGGTACAATGGGTTACGCATGGTATAAGGCACCGTCTCCGCCCACCGTCTGAACTTCTTATAATCATCCGCATTGCCTGTAATGTCTTCTTCTGCCACACCATTTGCGCGCATTGCTCTCCACTTGTAATGATCTCCTTTCAGCCACATGGCAGTCAGGTTTTCAAACTGGCGGTTGGACGCTATCTCATCAGGAGGCAGGTGATTATGATAATCGATGACAGGCATCTCTTTTGCATAATCGTGGAATAACTGTCTGGCTGTTTCTGTTTGCAACAGAAAGTCAGCATCTAAGAATTGTTTCATAAACGTTCTGGTTCCTTATAATACTTTACTATAGCTGTCTGCATAAGACTTCACTCCCTCCTGTAACATTCCCTGTAAATGTGCTGACACGGCATCAGTAAAACCAGGTATCTGTGACAGGTCAGCTTCCCATAAACGTTTGTCTGCGCTGACCGCCTGTACCATGTCTATTATCGCATCGCTACCTTTACCGTTTACATGCGACCAGTAGTCTGCAAATATGGCAATGTTGTCATCTGTGATGGTATAAAATTCTTCTCCCCGCTGACCGGCATACTGTCCGTTTTCCTTTTTCTCAGGACGCAGGAACAACAGCATTGCAGCGAATCCCAGGCACATGTTAGCAGGAAGTGACTGGAACTTTTCGTAATAGCGCACGATCGTGCGCACATTACGGGCATTCATCTTCATACTTTCCTGAAAGGTGATGCTCAGCAGCTTATGTGCTATATTGGGATTAGCGAAACGGTCCAGTACATCTTCTGCGAATGCAGGCGCGTGCGGACAAATTTCCCTGATCGTAGGTAAGATCTCTTCAATGATCACTGTCCGGAAGAAAGCGCGCATATAGGCGTCTTCCATACATTCCACCACGGTGTTCATGCCACTGAGATAACCCAGTGGTACAGATATCGTGTGACTACCATTCAGGATGCGGAGCTTCTGTTCACGGAAAGGTGTAATATCCGGTGCGATCAGCATTCTGGCATCTGCCTGGTGGAAGCCCAGTACCCGCTTTACGTTGTCATTTCCTTCTATAGCCCATAACAGGTATGGCTCCGTATCTATCCAGAGTCCGTCGGTATACCCGGCTTTTTGTTCCAGTGCCGACAGGTCTTTGGGTTTACCCGGTACGATCCTGTCTACCAGGGAGCTACAGAAAGAATTATCATTTTCAAGCCATTGGGTAAAGGCTACGGGCAACTTATTAAATGCGGCTAGTTTCAATACGATCTCTTTCAGCAGCTGGCCATTGTTTACCACCAGTTCGGTCGGTACAATGACAAATCCTGTATGGGAGGCGCCTTTAAAGTACTGAAAGCGTTCCCAGAGTACTGCCAGCAGTTTTCCCGGGAAGGAGGCCGGTACCCCGTCTATCTTTTCTTCTACGTATTGTATACCTACTTCCGTCGTATTGGAAATGATGGTCTGCAGCTCGGGCTGATGTACGGCGTCCAGTACCTTCCGCCATTCTGCATTCGATTGCAGTACCCGGCTAATAGAAGCATTGACCAGCACCTGGTTCACCAGTTCCCCCTGGGAAATGCCTTTTATATTGGTTGTGAACAGGTTATCCTGCTGACTAAACTCATTTGTCTCGCCTCCGGTGGACTTTACCACTACAATTCTTCCCTGGTAACTGCCTGATTTATTGGCTTTATCTACCAGGTAGTCTACCAATCCCCTCAATAAGACGCCGGTACCAAACTGTAAGATTCTCTCAGGATAATTGAAATAGCTCTCAGACACCCCCAGTTCCGGATGCTTCAATACATAAGCCTTATTTAAAATAGGTAACATATTAATGTTTTTAATAAACGCAGAACTCTGACCATTAAATATAAAACGAATCCCTGATAGTCCCTAGTCCTTCGGCAAACCAATTCAAAGTTTTACAATTTCCCATTCGTGTCATAATATTCCCCTCAGGGAGGTGTCTCGACTAATTTCTGTAATTTTGCGCACTTAATATTATTAACAATGAGCAGACATGGTAAAGTTCTGGTAGCAATGAGCGGCGGTATAGATAGCACCGTTACCGCACTGATGCTACACGAACAGGGGTATGAAGTGGTGGGCATCACCATGAAAACCTGGGACTATGCATCTGCCGGCGCCAGCAAAAAAGAAACCGGTTGCTGTAACCTGGATTCCTTTAATGACGCCCGTGCAGCTGCTGTACATCACGGTTTTCCTCACTTCGTACTCGATATCAGAGATGAGTTCGGGGATTTTGTTATTAATAACTTTGTAGACGAATATATAGCAGGCCGCACACCTAACCCGTGTGTTCTGTGCAATACCCATATAAAATGGCGTGCGCTGATGAAGCGTGCTGATGCCATGGATTGTGCTTTTATTGCCACAGGACACTACGCACAGATCAGGGAGCAGGATGGCAGGCACATACTCAGCAAGGGAATTGATGAACTGAAAGACCAGAGCTACGTATTATGGGGATTACAGCAGGACGTATTGGCACGTACCTTACTTCCGCTGGGACAATACCGCAAGACAGAGATCCGCCAGATGGCGTTTGATTTCGGTTACCCTGAACTCGCGAAAAAAGCAGAAAGCTATGAGATCTGTTTCGTTCCCGACAACGATTACCGTGGCTTCCTGAAACGTAAAGTTGACGGACTGGAAGAACAGGTAAACGGTGGTAACTTCGTTTTAAGAGACGGTACCATCGTCGGTCACCATAAAGGTTATCCGTTCTATACGATCGGACAACGCAAGGGACTGGATATTGCTTTAGGTCGTCCGGTATTTGTAACGGAGATCATTCCGGAAACAAACACTGTTGTATTAGGTAATGAAGATGAGCTGAACAGGAATCAGATGACTGTTGCAGGGCTGAATCTTATCAAATATGATCATATTCCTGAAGGCATGGAAGCCATCACCAAGATCCGTTATAAAGATAAAGGTGCATTAAGTAACCTGTATAACGTAAACGGACAAGTGAAAGTAAACTTCTATGAACATGTGAAAGGTATCGCACCTGGACAGTCAGCCGTTTTCTATGAAGGCGATGATGTGATTGCAGGTGGTATCATTCAGCGGGATATGACACAGTTGTGATCAACTTTAAAAGTGTATAAAAGCGCAAAGGCTGACCATATGGTCGGCCTTTGCGCTTTTATGGCACTGCCGTGCACGTGTGAAGATCATGCCGCCTTACAGACCATCTGAAAGACCATTAAAAGGGCAGCTGTTCATATCAATACACCCCTTTTATCTGTAAGTTATTTTCCGCTCTGTTATTATTATTTTCGACGTATCATACCACGTCTGTACCTTACTTGTCCAGTTACCTTCATTGTCATACTTATAAGCTATCTTATAACTTCTGGACGGATCTGCCCCGGCAATACTATCCTTTGCTGTGTAATCTGCTTTATGATATTCCAAGGAAACAGGATTATCATACTTATCATATTTTCTAAACACTTTATAAAACAACTGACCATCTGCATAATGACTTAGTGATGTTTGCAGACCATTCCCATTATACGTTTCTACATCACCCAATCGCATCACAGCCTCATCCACCATATAGTGCTGTACGATCATCTCATCTCCCCGGGCCCTGATACTGATCTTTTTTTTCGTAACAGGTCCATTAGCTGAAATTGTATCTCCTGCAGTATTATACCTGTACAACGTACTATCCACGATACTAAATAAGCGATGTACTATTTTACTCAGCCTGCCAGCATGATTATATGCGTAGACATTAGCATAATACATTTCCCGTTCGTCTGAATATACCCTTGCCAGTATTCTACCGGCTGTATCATAACGCATCGTCATGGTATCAGGCTGCATTCGTCTACTACGCCCTGCGACCTGGTACAAATGTCCTTCCCTGAAAATGTAATGCCTCAGAACAGTATCTTTTCTCACGTAGGAATCACTCATGTGTGTCTCTCTGCGCGCTGTCTCTGCAATATGGTCTATATCGCCATGGAATTGCTCCCTATGAAAGACGTTATCATTTGTACTTCCTTCCAGTACATATGTGGTCACCACCGACATCCTGTCCTTCTTTTCTTTTTGTTCTGTTTTGGTTGATGATTTACATGCTGCCAGTATCAGCAGCAAACATAGCAATCTTCTCATAGGGTAATTTAAGCGTTTTTATGGCTTTATCAGCTTCATGGCAAACATAGAGTCCGCCCGTTGTTCATAACCGGCTATTACGCCTCCTTCCTGCCTTGTAAGGCCATGCTCGTTTTTCAGGAAGGCTACTACTTCCTCATTCTCTTTGTTGAATACGGAGCAGGTGATATAGATCAGTGAACCGCCCGGTTTCAGCAATTGTACAACATTGCCGGCTATTTTCAGCTGTAACTGCTGATAGTTTGTGATCTGTTTTGCCGTAAAGAAGGACATACTTTCCGGTGTACGACCCCAGGTACCTGATCCGGAACAGGGTGCATCCAGGATAATATGATCAAAACGGCGGTCTTTAATAGGAGATGCAGCGACTGGTGCTGTCAGGTCCATCACCACACTTTCATACTGCCTTATCCCTGCCTCTTTAAAGCGCTGATGCAGGTTTTGAATGATACTATTCCGTACATCACTTACCAACAGTTTTACGCCTGGCTGCTTATCTAGTAACAGGATAGATTTACCGCCGCTGGCAGCACAACTATCCCACCATTGTTCTCCGGCTTTAGGGGTAAATAATGCGCCTACCTGCTGCGAAGAAGCGTCCTGGATCTCATACCAGCTTTTATCTGTAATAACCGTATCGATCTTTGTACTGTTAGGCAGGGCAATCGTATCTGCACCTTTCACCTCATGGGGAATAGCTGCTTTTTCCAGCAAACGAAGGATTGCGGCCTGCCTGTTATTACGTGTTCTGATGAACAGATCCGGCTGTACAAAGAAGGAGCGACTGAATGCAGGACCGTCTATTGCGGGAGACAATTCATCCGCAAAAGGGAAAATGCTGGTGGCATCCGCTATGCCGAGGAAAGCCAGTTTATCGGCTACTGACAAGGTAGTGTTCTCCTGAAGGTCAGGACGGAAAAACTGTAATAGTTCACTTCCATCCTTTTCACATAGGAAAGTGCCGAGTAATATTCTTTCTGCAATACTCTTTTCCGTCTTCCATAATTGTCCGAGGCGATAGTACTGATACACCAGTTGTGATATCTGGCGCCGGTCACGACTTCCCATGTAAGGATGCTGTTTAAAAAATCCTTTCAGGAAATGGTGTAACGGCAAACTACCGTCATAACTTACAATGATCTTCTCTGCAGAAGCGATATAATTTTCCCAGCGGGTCATATTCTCATGATGCGGCCGTATCAAAAAGCAAAACGCTTAACGCGATTGGCTATAAGGGCAATCAGGCGTTAAGCGTTTCGCTTTATGCGTTCCGCGTTTAGCGTTAATTAGAGTTTCAGTAATGCCTTCAGTGGATCTTTACCGAACAGTAACTGCTCAGGATTTTCCAGCATATCTTTCACACGTACCAGGAAGCTTACAGACTCACGACCATCGATGATACGGTGGTCATAGCTGAGCGCCAGGTACATCATCGGACGGATCACTACCTGTCCGTTAACAGCCATCGGGCGATCCTGAATTTTGTGCATACCCAGGATAGCAGACTGAGGGATGTTAATGATCGGGGTACTCATGAGGGAACCGAATACACCACCGTTGGTGATGGTGAAGGTGCCACCGGTCATTTCTTCCATGGTCAGTTTGCTGTCACGTGCTTTGGTAGCCAGTTCAACCACTTTCTTCTCGATCTGTGCCATATCCAGGCTTTCAGCGTTGCGGATCACCGGTACTACCAGTCCTTTCGGAGCAGATACTGCGATAGATACGTCACAGTAGTCGTGGAATACCAGTTCTTCGCCATCGATATAAGCGTTCACAGAAGGGAATTCCTTCAGTGCGAAACAACAAGCCTTGGTGAAGAAGCTCATAAAGCCCAGGTTCACTTCGTGTTGTTTCTTGAATACTTCTTTGTATTTCGCGCGCAGTTCCATGATCGCGGTCATGTCTACCTCATTGAAGGTAGTCAGCATTGCGGTCGTGTTTTTCGCTTCCACCAGGCGACGGGAAA
The DNA window shown above is from Chitinophaga agri and carries:
- the mnmA gene encoding tRNA 2-thiouridine(34) synthase MnmA — encoded protein: MSRHGKVLVAMSGGIDSTVTALMLHEQGYEVVGITMKTWDYASAGASKKETGCCNLDSFNDARAAAVHHGFPHFVLDIRDEFGDFVINNFVDEYIAGRTPNPCVLCNTHIKWRALMKRADAMDCAFIATGHYAQIREQDGRHILSKGIDELKDQSYVLWGLQQDVLARTLLPLGQYRKTEIRQMAFDFGYPELAKKAESYEICFVPDNDYRGFLKRKVDGLEEQVNGGNFVLRDGTIVGHHKGYPFYTIGQRKGLDIALGRPVFVTEIIPETNTVVLGNEDELNRNQMTVAGLNLIKYDHIPEGMEAITKIRYKDKGALSNLYNVNGQVKVNFYEHVKGIAPGQSAVFYEGDDVIAGGIIQRDMTQL
- a CDS encoding beta/alpha barrel domain-containing protein, with the protein product MAVPAAEIIAAFERSKAIPVFYHDDAAVCVAVLQACYDAGIRVFEFTNRGGNAQRNFAAMREHKLQTMPDMYLGIGTIKVAADVKVFAHEGADFIVSPIIDAGVAESCREENIVWIPGCMTPSEIAVAERYEAPLTKLFPGNVLGPGFVKAIKPLFPKMKFMPTGGVEPTKESIKSWLDAGVVCVGMGSNLLNKELIDKKDWAALKVQLTNLVTLIQQVS
- a CDS encoding sugar kinase, with amino-acid sequence MKPVKVISFGEILLRLSPEWNKHSAALYVGGAEANVAAALARWGTPVSYISKVPENGVATQVLEQLESLGITTDRMLKGGDRIGIYYLEQGTDLKNAGVVYDRKYSSFSQLQPGTVDWDSLLGDAEWFHWSALTPALNEETAVICKEILEAASRKGLKISTDLNYRSKLWQYGKQPFAVMPELVQYCDVVMGNIWASHQMLGTALNTAALETATKETYLAEAASVAREITEKFPRCRQVAFTFRFSNAFTHNLYYATWYEGGELKVSKQYETNEVVDRVGSGDSFMAGLIHAQVSGMDAQQTISFAAAAAWSKLFLKGDFNLTEKADILKLI
- a CDS encoding RsmB/NOP family class I SAM-dependent RNA methyltransferase, whose amino-acid sequence is MTRWENYIASAEKIIVSYDGSLPLHHFLKGFFKQHPYMGSRDRRQISQLVYQYYRLGQLWKTEKSIAERILLGTFLCEKDGSELLQFFRPDLQENTTLSVADKLAFLGIADATSIFPFADELSPAIDGPAFSRSFFVQPDLFIRTRNNRQAAILRLLEKAAIPHEVKGADTIALPNSTKIDTVITDKSWYEIQDASSQQVGALFTPKAGEQWWDSCAASGGKSILLLDKQPGVKLLVSDVRNSIIQNLHQRFKEAGIRQYESVVMDLTAPVAASPIKDRRFDHIILDAPCSGSGTWGRTPESMSFFTAKQITNYQQLQLKIAGNVVQLLKPGGSLIYITCSVFNKENEEVVAFLKNEHGLTRQEGGVIAGYEQRADSMFAMKLIKP
- the uxaC gene encoding glucuronate isomerase, with amino-acid sequence MKQFLDADFLLQTETARQLFHDYAKEMPVIDYHNHLPPDEIASNRQFENLTAMWLKGDHYKWRAMRANGVAEEDITGNADDYKKFRRWAETVPYTMRNPLYHWTHMELLNPFGVKQLLDGESAEWVYQHCNEQLPRWTTQALLRHFKVDTLCTTDDPCDTLEYHKAIRQSGFQVRVLPTFRPDKTIGVEDVAAFNAYADKLGAVAGINTDTYSQFIAALRSRHDYFHEQGGRLADHGLSTFYAGSFTAESLEAAYAKLRKGQALTATEADGFKAGTLQFICEWHHERGWVQQFHIGAIRNNNSRLLRSIGADAGVDSIGDWQVAQAMSVFFDRLDKQDKLAKTVVYNLNPAYNEVFATMIGNFQDGTIPGKMQFGSGWWFLDQKDGMEKQINTLSNMGLLSRFVGMLTDSRSFLSYSRHEYFRRILCNLIGNDVENGELPADIKWLGKMVQDISYNNARSYFGF
- a CDS encoding tagaturonate reductase — protein: MLPILNKAYVLKHPELGVSESYFNYPERILQFGTGVLLRGLVDYLVDKANKSGSYQGRIVVVKSTGGETNEFSQQDNLFTTNIKGISQGELVNQVLVNASISRVLQSNAEWRKVLDAVHQPELQTIISNTTEVGIQYVEEKIDGVPASFPGKLLAVLWERFQYFKGASHTGFVIVPTELVVNNGQLLKEIVLKLAAFNKLPVAFTQWLENDNSFCSSLVDRIVPGKPKDLSALEQKAGYTDGLWIDTEPYLLWAIEGNDNVKRVLGFHQADARMLIAPDITPFREQKLRILNGSHTISVPLGYLSGMNTVVECMEDAYMRAFFRTVIIEEILPTIREICPHAPAFAEDVLDRFANPNIAHKLLSITFQESMKMNARNVRTIVRYYEKFQSLPANMCLGFAAMLLFLRPEKKENGQYAGQRGEEFYTITDDNIAIFADYWSHVNGKGSDAIIDMVQAVSADKRLWEADLSQIPGFTDAVSAHLQGMLQEGVKSYADSYSKVL